Proteins from a single region of Candidatus Methylomirabilis sp.:
- a CDS encoding VacJ family lipoprotein encodes MGHRARKFLPWMGALAVVVTITGLMGASSVMAADPQSTDEGAVRQMEGAVSLEKEQIEEYDPWEPYNEKMFSFNHDKVDRYVLKPVATVWDYLPDPVQEHLGNAFDNVAMPRRVVNNLLQAKFKGAGTELARFGINTTVGVVGFFDVAKKWGLEQSDADTGQTLGKWGIGPGPYFIFPFLPPLTVRDAFGLVGDVAMDPINYFAPLAASFGRRGGDVVNARSQNLELYESVEESTVDLYSAVRNAYLQRRQKAIEK; translated from the coding sequence GTGGGACACAGGGCCAGGAAATTCTTGCCGTGGATGGGTGCATTGGCTGTCGTTGTGACAATTACAGGTTTAATGGGCGCGTCGAGCGTTATGGCGGCCGATCCGCAATCGACCGATGAAGGCGCTGTTCGACAGATGGAAGGCGCAGTGTCGCTGGAGAAGGAGCAGATTGAGGAGTACGACCCCTGGGAGCCGTATAATGAAAAGATGTTCAGCTTCAATCACGATAAGGTTGATCGGTATGTCCTGAAACCTGTAGCGACTGTGTGGGATTATCTGCCGGACCCTGTGCAGGAGCACCTCGGTAACGCTTTTGATAACGTCGCCATGCCTCGTCGCGTAGTCAACAACCTGCTGCAGGCGAAATTTAAGGGGGCCGGTACCGAACTGGCTCGCTTCGGCATCAACACAACGGTCGGCGTCGTCGGCTTCTTCGATGTCGCCAAGAAGTGGGGACTTGAACAGAGCGATGCGGACACCGGCCAAACGCTGGGTAAATGGGGGATAGGTCCCGGTCCCTATTTCATCTTCCCCTTCTTACCCCCGCTGACGGTCCGTGATGCCTTTGGTCTTGTGGGGGACGTGGCGATGGACCCGATCAATTATTTTGCTCCATTAGCCGCATCGTTCGGGAGGAGAGGCGGAGACGTCGTCAATGCCCGGTCGCAGAACCTGGAATTGTACGAGAGTGTTGAAGAGTCGACCGTTGACTTGTACAGTGCGGTACGAAATGCTTATCTGCAGCGGAGACAGAAGGCCATCGAGAAGTAA
- a CDS encoding DsrE family protein, whose product MAKLLITATHGYDNSTRAAMPFFVAKGAKESGIDVGIVLALDATVLIKPELRQHVKPYGLPPLEELFQFAVDHQIPVYL is encoded by the coding sequence ATGGCAAAGTTATTGATCACAGCGACCCACGGGTACGATAACTCAACGCGGGCGGCGATGCCGTTCTTTGTGGCGAAGGGGGCGAAGGAATCGGGGATCGATGTCGGCATTGTGTTGGCGCTCGATGCCACGGTCCTGATCAAGCCGGAGTTGCGGCAGCATGTAAAACCGTACGGGCTGCCGCCACTCGAAGAGTTATTTCAGTTCGCCGTAGATCACCAGATCCCGGTCTATCTCTGA
- a CDS encoding Rne/Rng family ribonuclease, whose protein sequence is MKREIIVNSSIVETRVAVLEDGVLVELLIDDSKNKSIAGNIYKGRVLKILPGMQAAFVDLGLAKDAFLYVRDIFEDVEEYEQLLTIGEEGEPTEPLSEEPRSGFPRGRRPQASIEELLKEGQEIVAQVAREPLGTKGARITSHITLPGRHLVYMPTEQHVGVSRKIEDEAERSRLKQIIEEINPQREGVIVRTAGIGKGKAEIEADLEFLRSLWKKIKGKAEALAAPSLVQKDLDLIFRIFRDLFTKEVVRLVVDSPTEYERCLEYAESLHPDLKSHLFLYTEDEPIFKSFGIEREVEKALRHKAWLKSGGYIVLEETEALVSIDVNTGKYVGKHDFEETVLKTNLEAALEIARQVRLRDLGGIIIIDFIDMARQESRDRVVQELKEALKPDRSPTNVSLLSELGLVEMTRKRVRQGLNKALSASCPACGGLGYIRSTPSIAHQVLREVEWRLSRKQIPLVRIRAHPDLIGWFQAEDGEEIEALQQAYGGEIILVPEESLAPGKYQLLEG, encoded by the coding sequence ATGAAACGCGAGATCATCGTCAACTCTTCTATCGTGGAAACCCGGGTAGCCGTCCTGGAGGACGGCGTGCTGGTCGAACTACTGATCGATGACTCGAAGAACAAGAGCATCGCCGGAAACATCTACAAAGGGCGTGTCCTGAAGATCCTTCCCGGGATGCAGGCGGCCTTCGTGGATTTGGGCCTGGCGAAGGATGCCTTTTTGTACGTCCGGGACATCTTCGAGGACGTGGAAGAGTATGAGCAGTTACTCACCATCGGGGAGGAAGGCGAGCCGACAGAACCCCTCTCCGAGGAGCCGAGATCCGGCTTCCCTCGAGGTCGTCGCCCACAGGCCAGCATCGAGGAGCTCCTGAAGGAGGGCCAGGAGATTGTCGCACAGGTGGCTCGCGAGCCGCTTGGGACCAAGGGCGCTCGTATCACCTCTCACATCACCCTGCCAGGCCGCCACTTGGTCTATATGCCGACCGAGCAGCACGTCGGGGTCTCGCGGAAGATCGAGGACGAGGCGGAACGATCCCGGCTGAAGCAGATCATCGAAGAGATCAACCCTCAACGGGAGGGGGTCATCGTCAGGACTGCCGGGATCGGCAAGGGGAAAGCGGAGATCGAGGCCGATCTCGAGTTTCTCCGATCCCTCTGGAAAAAGATCAAAGGCAAGGCCGAAGCGCTCGCTGCCCCGTCATTGGTCCAGAAGGACCTGGACCTGATCTTCCGGATCTTCCGCGACCTCTTCACGAAAGAGGTGGTCCGCCTAGTCGTGGACAGTCCGACGGAGTACGAGCGATGCCTGGAGTATGCCGAATCGCTGCATCCCGATCTGAAGTCGCATCTGTTTCTGTACACCGAGGACGAGCCGATCTTCAAGTCGTTCGGTATTGAACGGGAGGTCGAGAAGGCGCTGCGACATAAGGCGTGGCTTAAATCAGGGGGCTATATCGTGTTGGAGGAGACGGAGGCGCTCGTCTCCATCGATGTCAACACCGGAAAGTACGTCGGCAAGCACGATTTTGAAGAGACGGTCCTCAAGACCAATCTGGAGGCGGCTCTAGAGATCGCGCGCCAGGTGCGCTTACGAGACCTGGGTGGGATCATTATCATCGATTTTATCGATATGGCTCGGCAGGAGAGTCGGGATCGTGTGGTCCAGGAGTTGAAGGAGGCGCTGAAGCCCGACCGCTCCCCCACCAACGTCTCGCTCCTATCAGAGCTTGGCCTGGTCGAGATGACGCGGAAGCGAGTCCGCCAAGGCTTGAACAAGGCCTTGAGCGCGTCCTGCCCCGCGTGCGGCGGTCTTGGCTACATCCGCTCAACCCCCTCCATCGCCCATCAAGTCCTCCGAGAGGTCGAGTGGCGGCTGTCCCGCAAGCAGATCCCCCTGGTCCGGATCCGGGCCCACCCCGATCTGATCGGCTGGTTCCAGGCGGAAGACGGCGAGGAGATCGAAGCGCTCCAGCAGGCCTATGGCGGGGAGATCATCCTGGTTCCGGAAGAATCGTTGGCCCCCGGAAAATACCAGTTGCTGGAGGGATAG
- a CDS encoding PD-(D/E)XK nuclease family protein gives MKRLTLSNSRLGLYTECPRCFWLEINAGIKRPETIFPSLPGGLDLQFKRYFDQFRDRSELPPEVKGKLPGRLLSDTQTIDRWRDWRRGIRYTPAWADVEVMGALDECLVDEADFYYPLDYKTRGYAPKADTHAFYQNQMNLYTLLLEGNGHKTKRLAYLIYYHPIEVKAHGLIQFQVDVHEVPTDPAAAESLVKDAVAILHGPAPVSSFSCGFCRWNSAVQEWESTPRLNI, from the coding sequence ATGAAGCGCCTCACCTTATCCAACAGCCGCCTGGGATTGTATACCGAGTGCCCCCGCTGCTTCTGGCTGGAGATCAACGCCGGGATTAAGCGCCCCGAGACTATCTTCCCGAGCCTCCCTGGTGGGCTAGACCTGCAGTTCAAGCGATACTTTGATCAGTTCAGGGATCGTAGCGAGCTGCCTCCTGAAGTGAAAGGAAAGCTCCCGGGTCGACTGCTATCCGACACGCAGACGATCGACCGATGGCGTGACTGGAGACGTGGGATCCGCTATACGCCGGCCTGGGCTGACGTTGAAGTGATGGGGGCGTTGGACGAGTGCCTTGTGGATGAGGCCGACTTCTACTACCCGCTGGACTACAAGACCCGGGGGTATGCCCCGAAAGCCGACACCCATGCATTCTATCAGAATCAGATGAACCTCTACACACTGCTGCTGGAAGGTAACGGCCACAAGACCAAGCGTCTCGCGTATCTGATCTACTATCATCCGATCGAGGTGAAAGCGCACGGTCTCATTCAGTTCCAGGTCGACGTCCACGAGGTGCCGACCGACCCTGCGGCCGCCGAATCGCTCGTCAAGGACGCCGTGGCGATTCTTCACGGCCCTGCCCCGGTCAGTTCATTCTCATGTGGATTTTGCCGATGGAACAGCGCAGTCCAGGAGTGGGAATCCACCCCACGACTCAACATTTGA
- a CDS encoding histone — protein sequence MMKKLGIVVMAGLFSVSVAGLSFADEMKKHDAAPAAEKAAPAAAAEKEVKPKKAAKKAKKAAPKAETAPAAEKAPAAAPEKK from the coding sequence ATGATGAAGAAACTCGGTATCGTAGTGATGGCCGGCCTGTTCAGCGTCTCCGTGGCTGGTCTCAGCTTTGCTGACGAAATGAAGAAGCATGATGCCGCGCCTGCTGCTGAGAAGGCGGCTCCGGCTGCTGCTGCTGAGAAGGAAGTGAAGCCGAAGAAGGCTGCCAAGAAGGCTAAGAAGGCGGCCCCGAAGGCGGAGACCGCGCCGGCCGCTGAGAAGGCCCCGGCTGCTGCGCCTGAAAAGAAGTAG
- a CDS encoding iron chelate uptake ABC transporter family permease subunit, whose protein sequence is MMTDFFRSRPPALRTYIILSVVLFLALFIGVTQGAVALSPLTILKILLRSAGIPLGPVTWQAADETILLELRLPRVLGGALVGAALATAGVLFQGLLRNPLADPYIIGTSAGAGFAATMAILVLPPASMLGFGSVAFSAFVGGLLAVLLVYRLARVDGHSSPVTLLLAGVIVNAVLGYLGSL, encoded by the coding sequence ATGATGACCGATTTTTTTCGCTCCCGACCACCCGCCCTTCGTACCTACATCATCCTCTCCGTGGTCCTTTTCCTGGCGCTGTTCATCGGTGTTACGCAGGGCGCCGTCGCGTTATCGCCCCTGACCATCCTCAAGATCCTTCTTCGGTCAGCCGGTATTCCACTCGGCCCGGTGACCTGGCAGGCAGCGGACGAGACGATCCTGCTGGAGCTTCGGCTGCCCAGAGTCCTGGGAGGGGCACTGGTAGGCGCAGCCTTGGCGACTGCCGGCGTCCTGTTCCAGGGATTACTTCGCAACCCGCTCGCCGACCCGTATATCATTGGCACGTCGGCCGGCGCAGGCTTCGCGGCGACGATGGCCATACTTGTCCTGCCCCCGGCCTCCATGCTCGGCTTTGGATCGGTGGCGTTCTCAGCCTTTGTCGGCGGCCTGCTGGCGGTACTCCTGGTCTACCGGCTTGCACGGGTGGATGGGCACAGCTCGCCGGTGACCCTGCTGCTCGCCGGTGTCATTGTCAATGCTGTCCTCGGCTATCTGGGCTCATTGA
- a CDS encoding ABC transporter substrate-binding protein, which produces MRRRLILLFGIVLLLWGPAEAAPLTVVDDAGRSVTLDGPPKRIMTLTPGNTEILFALGAEDRIVTVDQWSDVPPAAKAKPRVAPFNLSVEQIVRFSPDLILSTYGSAEPLLPLERQGIRVMIFAPRTLDDIYRNILLMGRIVDAEARAESLVRAMRQRVTAVVAKVGDAPKPKVFIEFDGSDPGRPFTAGPGSFIDVLIGLAGGVNVAAHSRTTWPQFSLEELISADPDLIILSDALAPLHPQTPELVAQRPGWSGLRAVRRGTIVAIDANVISRPGPRIVEGLELLARLLHPDRFR; this is translated from the coding sequence ATGAGACGCCGGTTGATCCTGCTGTTCGGGATCGTGCTGTTGTTGTGGGGACCTGCCGAAGCGGCTCCACTCACTGTTGTCGATGATGCCGGGCGGTCCGTCACGCTGGATGGGCCGCCCAAGCGGATTATGACCTTGACGCCGGGCAATACGGAGATCCTATTCGCCCTGGGTGCCGAGGACCGAATCGTAACCGTGGACCAATGGAGCGACGTTCCGCCTGCCGCAAAAGCTAAACCTCGAGTTGCTCCTTTTAATCTTAGTGTGGAGCAGATCGTGCGCTTCAGTCCGGATCTGATTCTTTCGACCTACGGAAGCGCCGAGCCGCTTCTGCCGCTCGAACGGCAGGGGATCAGGGTGATGATCTTCGCGCCACGGACGCTCGACGACATCTACCGAAATATTCTCCTGATGGGGCGGATCGTGGACGCCGAGGCGCGAGCCGAAAGCCTGGTTCGCGCCATGCGGCAGCGTGTAACGGCGGTCGTGGCGAAGGTGGGAGACGCTCCCAAGCCCAAGGTCTTTATCGAGTTTGATGGCAGCGACCCGGGTCGCCCTTTTACAGCCGGTCCAGGCTCCTTTATCGATGTCCTCATTGGCCTCGCGGGTGGGGTCAACGTCGCCGCGCACTCGCGAACGACTTGGCCTCAGTTCAGTCTGGAGGAACTGATCAGTGCCGATCCCGACCTGATCATCCTGAGCGATGCCCTCGCTCCCTTGCATCCTCAAACGCCGGAACTGGTGGCTCAACGTCCCGGTTGGAGCGGCTTGAGGGCGGTGCGCCGTGGAACGATCGTTGCGATCGATGCGAACGTGATCAGTCGTCCTGGGCCCAGGATCGTTGAGGGCCTCGAGCTGTTGGCCAGACTGCTGCACCCGGATCGATTTCGATGA
- a CDS encoding quinone oxidoreductase → MRAIRMHEYGGPEVLRYEEVSLPEPGVGEARVKVEAVGVNYIDIYQRKGQYPDPLPVIPGREAAGVVDAVGPGVSDLIPGTRVVYAMHVGSYAEYAVVPARRLVPIPDAIDVRLAAAAMLQGLTAHYLTCSTYPLQPGDRALIHAAAGGVGLLLIQMAKRRGAWVIGTVSTEQKADLARQAGADEVILYTQTDFETETRRLTDSQGVNVVYDSVGQTTFDKSLNCLMPRGYLVLYGQSSGPVPPLNPQVLSAKGSLYLTRPNLMHYTLDRAELLKRASDLFDWISAGTLTVRIDTTLPLAEAALAHRNLEARKTTGKVVLIP, encoded by the coding sequence ATGCGCGCGATTCGCATGCATGAGTATGGCGGCCCTGAAGTGCTTCGTTACGAAGAGGTGTCGCTTCCCGAACCCGGTGTGGGCGAAGCGCGGGTCAAGGTTGAGGCAGTGGGGGTCAACTATATCGATATCTATCAGCGAAAGGGCCAGTACCCTGACCCGCTGCCGGTGATCCCCGGCCGAGAGGCGGCCGGCGTGGTGGATGCCGTCGGCCCCGGCGTGTCGGACCTTATACCGGGAACTCGCGTCGTCTACGCCATGCATGTCGGCTCCTACGCGGAGTATGCGGTAGTCCCGGCGCGGAGACTGGTGCCGATCCCGGACGCAATTGATGTGCGACTTGCGGCGGCGGCGATGTTACAGGGGCTGACCGCACACTATCTGACCTGCAGTACCTATCCGCTGCAGCCGGGCGACAGGGCGCTGATTCATGCGGCCGCGGGTGGTGTTGGCCTGCTCCTGATCCAGATGGCCAAGCGGCGGGGAGCCTGGGTCATCGGAACCGTCTCGACCGAGCAGAAGGCAGATTTGGCGAGACAGGCCGGCGCCGATGAGGTAATCCTCTACACGCAGACTGACTTCGAAACGGAAACCAGGCGCCTGACCGATAGCCAAGGCGTCAACGTAGTCTACGACTCGGTCGGGCAGACCACCTTCGATAAGAGTCTGAACTGCCTCATGCCTCGCGGTTACCTCGTGCTGTACGGCCAGTCCAGCGGGCCGGTGCCGCCGCTGAACCCCCAGGTGCTCAGCGCCAAAGGGTCCCTGTATCTGACCCGTCCCAACCTGATGCACTATACGCTCGATCGAGCGGAACTGCTGAAGCGGGCATCGGATCTGTTCGACTGGATCAGCGCCGGGACCCTCACCGTGCGGATTGATACGACTTTGCCGCTTGCCGAGGCGGCACTCGCCCATCGCAACCTTGAAGCGCGTAAGACCACAGGGAAGGTCGTACTGATCCCCTGA
- a CDS encoding TonB-dependent receptor: MKCWSSLIKGWLWVTVLWACGLGSASGQMLGLTPEEAVELGPVVVTATKTEVPVKQVAASVTVITKKEIEARQVDQVSDLLRDVPGLSVRQQSSRGSIVTAFPRGGNSNFNLVLIDGVKVNDAGGFYDFGDLSTDNIERIEIVRGPHSALYGSDAMGSVIQIFTKRGKGTPRVEASFAGGNLKTFEEKLNLSGGAGQLDYLLGLGRSDTDGSLPINNHFGVTTVSGRVGFALEKALDLGLAVRYSDSHLNFPTEFEGDRPRVLPRDTRRLDPNQSSDQQRLVLSAKGDHSLTSWWQQTVQIGFYRHQSVFDDPFDPFDPRTGQPLDFSAFHSTNEERRVSADYFWNLTTPTVLDLSGLFTVGFAFEREWFEQRAAATETDFPSLSANDARRDNKAGYLQGQFDWKKRLFLTAGFRVDGNSTFGTEVTPRVSAAYLIPFIETKLRAAYGKGIKEPSFIENFGDGSQFVVGNRNLRPERTRSWEIGLDQPVLHGLADFSATYFHNHFDDLIAFIFSPTPGCPASFCNVQNARAEGVELATTVRPGFGLTIGGTYTFLDTKVLDDGGIGSVALLKGQPLLRRPRHAGTLTIDHVWRRLHTSLTATFVGDRPDIFTDPATFETRRVTAEGYKTVDLAASYTLLKDARHLRELTLFGKIQNLFDNDFQQVYGFSTPGITALFGLKGTL; encoded by the coding sequence ATGAAATGCTGGAGTAGTCTGATCAAGGGGTGGTTGTGGGTGACAGTTCTGTGGGCTTGTGGACTGGGAAGCGCGTCGGGGCAGATGCTCGGACTCACTCCTGAAGAAGCAGTAGAGCTTGGGCCGGTGGTAGTGACGGCGACCAAAACCGAAGTTCCAGTAAAACAGGTTGCTGCATCGGTGACGGTCATTACGAAAAAGGAGATCGAGGCGCGTCAGGTCGATCAGGTATCGGACCTTCTCCGGGATGTCCCGGGCTTGAGCGTCAGGCAACAGAGTAGCCGCGGCAGCATTGTGACTGCGTTTCCAAGAGGCGGCAACTCCAATTTTAATCTGGTGCTGATTGACGGAGTGAAGGTCAACGACGCCGGCGGCTTCTACGATTTCGGCGACCTGAGTACCGACAACATCGAGCGGATCGAGATCGTCCGGGGGCCCCACAGCGCGTTGTACGGCTCCGATGCCATGGGGTCGGTGATTCAGATATTTACGAAGAGAGGAAAGGGGACCCCGCGTGTCGAAGCCTCGTTTGCGGGTGGAAATCTAAAAACCTTTGAGGAGAAATTGAATCTCAGTGGAGGAGCCGGGCAACTTGACTACTTGCTGGGGCTGGGCCGAAGCGACACCGATGGGAGCCTCCCCATCAACAACCACTTCGGCGTCACGACTGTAAGCGGCCGCGTGGGCTTTGCTCTTGAGAAAGCGCTGGATCTGGGTCTTGCCGTCCGTTACAGCGACAGCCACCTCAATTTTCCCACTGAGTTCGAAGGTGATCGGCCACGGGTCCTTCCACGGGATACGCGCAGGCTTGATCCGAACCAATCCAGCGATCAGCAGCGATTGGTTCTCAGCGCGAAAGGCGATCACTCGCTCACCTCCTGGTGGCAGCAGACGGTACAGATCGGCTTCTACCGCCATCAGTCGGTCTTCGACGATCCGTTCGATCCGTTCGATCCCCGCACTGGACAGCCCCTTGATTTCTCCGCCTTCCACAGTACCAATGAGGAGCGCCGCGTCTCCGCAGACTACTTCTGGAATCTTACGACTCCGACCGTTCTCGATCTATCCGGTCTATTCACCGTCGGCTTCGCGTTCGAGCGGGAGTGGTTTGAACAGCGGGCCGCGGCTACAGAGACCGATTTTCCCTCTTTAAGCGCGAACGACGCCCGCCGGGATAATAAGGCCGGCTATCTCCAGGGTCAGTTTGATTGGAAAAAACGGCTGTTCCTAACGGCGGGATTCCGGGTCGATGGAAACAGCACATTCGGGACTGAGGTGACTCCCCGTGTATCGGCGGCGTATCTTATCCCTTTTATAGAGACAAAGCTTAGAGCCGCTTATGGCAAAGGGATCAAGGAGCCGAGCTTCATTGAGAACTTTGGCGACGGGAGTCAGTTTGTCGTCGGTAATCGCAATTTGAGACCGGAACGTACCAGGAGTTGGGAGATTGGCCTTGACCAGCCGGTACTCCATGGGCTGGCCGATTTCTCAGCGACCTACTTTCACAACCATTTTGATGATTTGATCGCCTTTATTTTTAGTCCCACGCCTGGCTGCCCGGCCAGCTTTTGTAATGTTCAGAACGCGCGGGCGGAGGGGGTTGAGCTGGCCACGACAGTACGCCCAGGATTCGGCTTGACGATCGGTGGCACCTACACCTTTCTGGATACCAAAGTGCTCGACGATGGTGGGATCGGGTCCGTCGCCTTGCTGAAGGGCCAGCCGCTGCTCCGTCGCCCCAGACACGCCGGGACGCTCACCATCGACCATGTGTGGCGTCGTCTGCATACGAGCTTGACGGCAACGTTCGTCGGTGATCGGCCGGATATCTTTACCGATCCGGCCACCTTCGAAACTCGACGGGTGACTGCAGAGGGCTATAAGACCGTGGATCTTGCGGCCTCGTATACCTTGTTGAAGGATGCCCGCCATCTGCGGGAACTTACACTGTTCGGAAAGATTCAGAACCTCTTCGATAACGACTTCCAGCAAGTGTATGGCTTTTCGACCCCTGGGATTACGGCCCTGTTTGGTCTCAAGGGTACACTATGA
- a CDS encoding PBP1A family penicillin-binding protein codes for MLSFDRSSIRLSYALVLAVGLIGVWVAWGLIAGHLLQSRLMIYADGADEPMAIFRGASYVLSEERPLSAYPPLLIDAVLLMEDRRFYQHHGVDLRAVIRAAWANAQHGSIVQGGSTLTQQLARSRYLTHERSFSRKIKESVLALGLETTLSKPEILERYLNDVYLGQRGAYEVRGITAASRHYLGKEPDALHPAEVALLVGLIRSPNTASPLVSLRRARERRDLVLRRLLEERKLSDADYRRALKEPVRVVRDSTVEATHFLDFVRKELEAKLSGASKGKTLKVFTTLDIATQQAAHQAVVQGLSKLDGRRKRTPGNAVEGALVALDVEAGAIKAMVGGRDYYRSQFNRAVQAKRQPGSLFKPFIYLAAFEAGHVDGREALTPATIVEDRPLAPDVENGRWRPRNFNDRYYGKVRLREALERSLNAATITIGEQVGLGRVIDQAKASGIESRLRPDPATLLGASEVSVLEITAAYGTLARGGTWIKPYTIKKVEDGQGHVLFEGGREARRAVSSQAAFLVTSILQGTIERGTAASARALGLTRNAAGKTGTSNDLRDAWFVGYTPDLVAGVWVGVDSGASLQLTGAQAALPIWTQFIKQASVHHPSRSFEPPPGIVTAKIDPSSGLRLTPGCSGGVDEVFIQGTEPRATCSQDTFALWHWIRHVFSR; via the coding sequence ATGTTATCCTTTGATCGATCGTCGATTCGCCTGAGCTACGCCCTGGTACTTGCGGTGGGGTTGATCGGTGTCTGGGTAGCGTGGGGACTGATTGCCGGCCATCTACTGCAAAGCAGGCTGATGATCTATGCCGACGGGGCGGATGAGCCGATGGCAATCTTCCGGGGCGCTTCCTACGTGCTTAGCGAAGAGCGTCCCCTGAGTGCCTACCCTCCTCTCTTGATCGATGCGGTGCTGCTCATGGAAGATCGCCGCTTCTATCAACATCATGGGGTAGACCTGCGCGCGGTCATAAGGGCCGCATGGGCGAACGCGCAGCACGGGTCTATCGTCCAGGGGGGTAGCACCTTGACCCAGCAACTCGCCCGGTCGCGGTACCTCACCCATGAACGCTCGTTCTCGCGAAAGATTAAAGAATCCGTCCTCGCCCTCGGCCTGGAAACAACCCTGTCGAAGCCAGAAATTCTTGAGCGATACCTCAATGATGTCTATCTCGGCCAACGCGGGGCTTACGAGGTGCGTGGAATTACGGCCGCCTCGCGCCATTACCTGGGCAAAGAACCTGATGCCCTTCACCCGGCTGAGGTGGCCTTGTTAGTCGGCCTGATCCGGTCGCCCAACACGGCTTCTCCCCTCGTTTCGTTGCGGCGTGCCCGCGAGCGCCGGGACCTGGTCCTTCGCCGCCTGCTGGAGGAGCGGAAGCTGAGCGACGCGGACTATCGCCGCGCCCTGAAGGAACCAGTCCGAGTCGTACGGGACTCGACTGTGGAAGCGACGCATTTCCTGGATTTCGTTCGGAAAGAACTTGAAGCCAAGCTTTCAGGCGCCTCGAAGGGCAAGACGCTGAAGGTCTTTACCACCCTTGATATAGCGACGCAACAGGCGGCTCATCAGGCCGTTGTACAAGGGCTATCGAAGCTTGACGGTCGGCGAAAGAGGACGCCAGGAAATGCCGTGGAGGGCGCACTGGTAGCGCTGGACGTAGAAGCGGGGGCCATCAAAGCGATGGTGGGAGGGAGGGACTATTACCGCAGCCAGTTTAACCGCGCCGTCCAGGCTAAACGACAGCCAGGCTCGCTCTTCAAGCCATTCATCTATCTGGCGGCTTTTGAAGCGGGACACGTCGATGGGCGCGAAGCGCTTACGCCTGCGACTATCGTGGAAGATCGTCCGCTTGCGCCAGATGTGGAGAATGGGCGATGGAGGCCGAGGAACTTCAACGATCGTTACTACGGCAAAGTTCGGCTACGCGAGGCGCTTGAGCGATCCCTCAACGCTGCCACTATCACAATTGGCGAGCAAGTCGGATTGGGTCGTGTGATCGATCAAGCGAAGGCTTCCGGCATCGAAAGTCGGCTTCGACCTGACCCGGCAACGCTCCTGGGCGCCTCCGAGGTCAGCGTACTGGAGATCACTGCGGCGTACGGTACGCTTGCCAGGGGAGGGACGTGGATCAAACCTTACACGATCAAAAAGGTGGAGGATGGACAAGGACATGTGCTGTTTGAAGGGGGACGAGAGGCGCGGCGAGCAGTCTCGTCTCAGGCAGCTTTTTTGGTAACGTCGATCCTGCAGGGCACCATCGAACGGGGCACTGCTGCCTCGGCTCGCGCCCTCGGGCTCACCAGGAACGCGGCCGGCAAGACCGGGACAAGCAACGACCTGCGGGATGCCTGGTTTGTCGGCTACACGCCAGACTTGGTCGCTGGCGTATGGGTAGGTGTCGATTCCGGGGCGTCACTTCAGTTGACAGGGGCTCAGGCTGCGCTGCCGATCTGGACGCAGTTTATTAAGCAAGCGTCTGTTCACCATCCGTCTCGAAGCTTTGAGCCTCCGCCAGGGATCGTCACAGCCAAGATCGATCCTTCGTCCGGCCTCCGCCTGACCCCCGGCTGTTCAGGCGGCGTAGACGAGGTTTTCATCCAAGGGACGGAACCGAGGGCAACCTGCTCCCAAGATACGTTCGCTCTCTGGCATTGGATTCGTCACGTTTTTTCTCGCTAA
- a CDS encoding histone, whose protein sequence is MMKKLGIVVMAGLFSVSVAGLSFADEKTKPAAPAAPAAAGAPANPCDGSKDKKPAKKAAKKKAAAPKEDAKPAAPAKAPESEKK, encoded by the coding sequence ATGATGAAGAAACTCGGTATCGTAGTGATGGCCGGCCTGTTCAGCGTCTCCGTGGCTGGTCTCAGCTTTGCTGACGAAAAGACGAAGCCAGCGGCTCCCGCCGCGCCTGCAGCGGCCGGTGCTCCAGCCAACCCTTGTGATGGTAGCAAGGACAAGAAGCCCGCGAAGAAGGCGGCCAAGAAGAAGGCTGCGGCTCCTAAGGAGGATGCCAAGCCGGCTGCACCAGCCAAGGCTCCTGAATCAGAGAAGAAGTAA